A window of the Nibribacter ruber genome harbors these coding sequences:
- the hisIE gene encoding bifunctional phosphoribosyl-AMP cyclohydrolase/phosphoribosyl-ATP diphosphatase HisIE has protein sequence MTIDFNKGEGLVPAIIQNAATGKVLMLGYMNEEAFQKTQSTGLVTFFSRSKNRLWTKGETSGNTLKVVKVELDCDQDTLLILVDPSGPACHRNTETCFDTEGDSTSYHLRSFQNFTPTEQALQFIAKLEQTIKERRRNPIEGSYTNFLFDKGLNKMAQKVGEEAVEVVIDAVAGQTETMKGEAADLLFHLLVLLEASGLSLAEVVQVLESRHKPRE, from the coding sequence ATGACCATAGATTTCAATAAAGGAGAGGGGCTGGTGCCCGCCATCATCCAGAATGCCGCCACCGGAAAAGTATTGATGCTGGGCTACATGAACGAAGAGGCTTTTCAGAAGACGCAGTCTACTGGCCTGGTTACTTTTTTCTCCCGCTCCAAGAACCGACTCTGGACGAAGGGAGAAACTTCGGGGAATACCTTGAAGGTGGTAAAAGTAGAATTAGACTGCGACCAAGACACCCTTCTCATTTTGGTAGACCCCAGCGGCCCGGCCTGTCACCGGAATACTGAAACGTGCTTTGACACGGAAGGTGATTCTACTTCCTATCACCTGAGAAGCTTCCAGAACTTCACACCCACAGAGCAAGCCTTGCAGTTCATCGCCAAATTGGAGCAGACCATTAAAGAGCGGCGCAGAAATCCCATAGAGGGTTCTTACACCAACTTCCTGTTTGACAAAGGCCTCAACAAAATGGCCCAGAAAGTAGGAGAGGAAGCCGTAGAAGTAGTAATTGATGCCGTGGCCGGCCAAACCGAAACCATGAAAGGCGAAGCCGCTGATTTGCTCTTCCACTTACTAGTGTTGCTGGAGGCCTCAGGATTGTCTTTGGCAGAGGTGGTACAGGTGCTGGAAAGTCGGCATAAACCAAGAGAGTAG
- a CDS encoding LytR/AlgR family response regulator transcription factor, which yields MKKDTTYRTIVIDDDDLSRLILERHIQATPSLELVKSFNSSKEGLVWLLKNDGVDLLFLDVEMPEMSGLELLRTLPKKPHTILITSHKDFAVQAFELQVSDYLLKPVDFARFTQAVNNTVQKLEASSGAVLAAVQPDELFVKVDNKIIKVNLQNIAFIEARGDYVVINTDTKKHIVYTTMSAIDQKLPQDQFMRIHRSFIINLKRIELIEDDSVFMQDKYIPIGGSYQSKFYGRINKL from the coding sequence TTGAAAAAAGATACTACCTACCGGACCATAGTTATTGACGATGACGACCTGAGCCGCTTGATTCTGGAACGTCACATTCAGGCTACCCCCTCTCTGGAACTGGTGAAGAGTTTCAATTCCAGCAAAGAAGGATTGGTCTGGCTTTTGAAGAATGACGGCGTAGACCTTCTGTTTTTGGACGTAGAAATGCCGGAGATGTCTGGATTGGAATTGCTGCGCACGCTACCTAAAAAGCCGCACACAATTTTAATCACCTCGCACAAAGACTTTGCCGTGCAGGCCTTTGAACTGCAGGTATCTGACTACCTGTTAAAGCCCGTAGATTTTGCCCGCTTCACCCAGGCCGTGAACAACACAGTGCAGAAGTTGGAAGCAAGCAGCGGTGCCGTTCTGGCCGCCGTGCAACCAGACGAGCTGTTTGTGAAGGTAGACAACAAGATCATCAAGGTGAACCTGCAAAACATTGCTTTTATTGAAGCCCGCGGCGACTATGTGGTCATCAACACAGACACCAAAAAACACATTGTCTACACCACCATGAGCGCCATAGACCAGAAGCTGCCGCAAGACCAATTCATGCGCATTCACCGCTCGTTCATCATCAACTTAAAGCGCATTGAGCTCATTGAAGATGATTCTGTGTTCATGCAGGATAAGTACATTCCCATTGGGGGTTCTTACCAAAGTAAATTCTACGGCCGCATTAACAAGCTGTAG
- a CDS encoding peptidase-C39 like family protein, with protein MLPVALLNKLQILTQPDDSTCGPTSLHAVYQYFKDDVSLDQVISEVSFLEDGGTLAVLLGSHALKRGYKAHIYSYNLHVFDPTWFKMSNEKIIANLQEQLEYKQDPKLQIATQAYIEFLSLGGELRYKDLTRELLDQYFSQGIPLLSGLSATYLYNCARERTNERDESIFDDVRGHPMGHFVVLAGFVDDQDKEHVIVADPYQENPLFRNNYYNVPTPRLINAIMLGIVTYDANLLVIQPK; from the coding sequence GTGCTACCAGTTGCCTTATTAAATAAGCTTCAGATTTTAACTCAGCCAGATGATTCTACTTGTGGGCCTACCAGCTTACACGCGGTCTACCAATACTTTAAGGATGATGTGTCACTGGACCAGGTCATCTCTGAAGTTTCTTTTCTGGAGGATGGGGGCACGCTGGCGGTTCTGCTGGGTTCCCATGCCTTAAAGCGGGGGTACAAGGCGCACATTTACTCTTACAATCTGCATGTCTTTGACCCTACGTGGTTCAAAATGAGCAATGAGAAGATCATTGCCAACCTGCAGGAGCAGCTTGAGTACAAACAGGACCCCAAGCTGCAGATTGCCACGCAGGCCTACATTGAATTCCTGAGCCTGGGCGGCGAACTCAGGTACAAAGACCTTACAAGAGAATTACTGGATCAGTATTTTTCACAGGGCATTCCGTTGCTTTCGGGGCTGAGTGCCACGTATCTGTACAACTGTGCCCGCGAGCGGACCAATGAACGCGACGAGTCCATCTTTGACGATGTGCGCGGCCACCCCATGGGCCATTTTGTGGTGTTAGCTGGCTTTGTAGATGACCAGGACAAAGAGCACGTGATTGTGGCAGACCCTTATCAGGAAAATCCGCTGTTCCGGAACAACTATTACAACGTGCCCACGCCCCGGTTGATCAATGCCATCATGCTGGGCATTGTCACCTATGACGCCAACTTGCTGGTCATTCAGCCTAAATAA
- a CDS encoding RimK family protein, which translates to MRKIVVVNNPKDWDIDIEEVEVVDAQRYLTDPTYIEMKSARVFNLCRSYKYQSSGYYVSLLAEARGHRAIPNVTTIQDMKSQTIVRAITDEINETIQKSLSKLKSKSFTLSIYFGQNVAKQYEKLSKQLHDLFQAPLLRAQFVYNKEWVLESISPIPVNEVPEHHVRYLLKYAKAYFARNRFSSARVSKKVYDLAILVNPAEKDPPSNDKALQNFIEAAGALGFYTELITKEDYRRLSEFDALFIRETTSVNHHTYRFARRAHADGLVVIDDPVSILRCTNKVYLAELLTKAKVNIPKTMIIHRDNCDRVIEELGLPCVLKKPDSSFSQGVVKVKTQEELQEELKEMLYESDLIIGQEFTPTDFDWRIGILDKQPLYACKYFMAKDHWQIYNWDGKKKDVAGDFETVPFADVPFFVLHTAMKAANLIGDGLYGVDLKEIDGKAYIIEVNDNPNIDAGVEDQILKKDLYLTILKSIKRRIDLQKNLVNSNTHEPS; encoded by the coding sequence ATGCGCAAAATAGTAGTGGTCAACAACCCCAAAGACTGGGACATTGACATTGAGGAGGTAGAAGTGGTAGATGCGCAACGCTATCTCACAGACCCCACCTACATTGAAATGAAAAGCGCGCGGGTGTTTAACCTGTGCCGTTCCTATAAATACCAGAGCAGCGGCTATTACGTGTCTCTGCTGGCCGAAGCCAGGGGACACCGGGCCATCCCCAACGTGACCACCATCCAGGACATGAAGTCGCAGACCATTGTGCGGGCCATTACGGATGAAATAAATGAGACTATTCAGAAAAGCCTGTCCAAACTCAAGTCCAAGAGCTTCACGCTGAGCATCTACTTCGGGCAGAACGTGGCCAAGCAGTATGAGAAGCTGAGCAAGCAGTTGCATGATTTGTTTCAGGCCCCGTTGTTGCGCGCGCAGTTTGTGTACAACAAAGAGTGGGTGTTGGAGAGCATTTCGCCTATTCCCGTGAACGAGGTACCTGAGCACCATGTGCGCTATCTGCTCAAATACGCCAAGGCCTATTTTGCCAGAAATCGGTTCTCCAGCGCGCGGGTGAGCAAGAAGGTCTATGACCTGGCCATTCTGGTGAACCCGGCAGAGAAAGATCCACCATCAAATGACAAGGCCCTGCAAAACTTCATTGAAGCCGCAGGCGCGCTCGGGTTTTACACTGAACTCATCACCAAAGAAGACTACCGGCGGCTTTCTGAGTTTGACGCGCTCTTTATTAGGGAAACCACGTCAGTGAACCACCATACCTACCGTTTTGCTCGGCGGGCGCACGCAGACGGCCTGGTGGTGATTGATGATCCGGTTTCCATTCTAAGGTGTACTAACAAAGTGTACCTGGCAGAACTGTTGACCAAGGCCAAGGTGAACATACCAAAGACCATGATCATTCACCGCGACAACTGTGACCGCGTGATTGAAGAGCTGGGGCTGCCCTGCGTCCTAAAAAAACCAGACAGTTCCTTCTCCCAAGGCGTGGTGAAGGTGAAGACCCAGGAGGAGCTTCAGGAAGAACTCAAAGAGATGCTCTATGAATCTGACCTCATCATTGGCCAGGAGTTTACACCCACAGACTTTGACTGGCGCATAGGCATTCTTGACAAGCAACCGCTGTATGCCTGCAAATATTTCATGGCCAAAGACCACTGGCAGATTTACAACTGGGACGGTAAAAAGAAAGACGTAGCCGGTGATTTTGAGACTGTGCCATTTGCCGACGTGCCTTTCTTTGTTTTGCACACCGCCATGAAAGCCGCCAATCTCATTGGAGATGGTCTCTATGGGGTTGACTTGAAAGAGATAGACGGCAAGGCTTACATCATTGAGGTGAATGACAACCCGAACATAGACGCCGGTGTAGAGGACCAGATTTTGAAAAAAGATCTCTACCTCACCATCTTAAAGTCTATCAAACGACGCATTGACTTACAGAAAAACCTAGTGAACAGCAACACCCATGAGCCCAGTTAA
- a CDS encoding carboxylate-amine ligase: protein MSPVKKLGLFAGFGLEMEYMLVDRETLEILPIADQVLQAEAGELTSDVERGDMAWSNELVMHVLELKTNGPTTTLHGLHQKFHQQVTRINELLAPMNGMLLPTGAHPFMDPFTETRLWPHDSSEIYEAYNKVFNCQGHGWANLQSTHLNLPFSNDEEFGRLHAAIRLILPLLPGICAASPVLDGKVTGFLDTRLEVYRKNQQKVPQIAGAVVPEAVFTQQHYQEQIFEPMFRAIAPFDPDGILQEEFLNSRGAIARFSRGAIEIRVIDNQECPLADVALVSLIVEVLKMLVSEERSSYEEQQKIDTASLASVFVQSLEKGRKTEILDTSYLQALGFSEKTKTVADVWQALWEKVQQKGVLDAEINTALEQILQQGCLAERLLQALGSSPTLEEIKTIYRKLSNCLSENNLFLP from the coding sequence ATGAGCCCAGTTAAAAAGTTAGGTTTGTTTGCCGGCTTCGGCCTGGAAATGGAATACATGCTGGTAGACCGGGAGACCCTTGAGATTCTGCCCATTGCAGATCAGGTGCTTCAAGCAGAAGCGGGTGAACTCACCTCAGACGTTGAGCGCGGAGACATGGCCTGGTCCAATGAACTGGTGATGCACGTGCTGGAACTCAAAACCAATGGACCCACCACCACTTTGCACGGCCTGCACCAGAAGTTTCACCAACAGGTGACCAGAATCAATGAACTGCTGGCGCCCATGAACGGTATGCTGCTACCCACCGGCGCGCACCCATTCATGGACCCGTTTACAGAAACCAGGCTGTGGCCGCATGATTCCAGTGAGATTTATGAGGCATACAATAAGGTGTTCAACTGCCAAGGCCACGGCTGGGCCAACCTGCAAAGCACGCACCTAAACCTGCCTTTCTCTAATGATGAGGAGTTTGGCAGGTTACACGCCGCCATCCGGTTGATCTTGCCCTTGCTCCCAGGTATTTGCGCAGCCTCACCGGTTTTGGATGGCAAGGTGACGGGCTTTTTGGATACCCGCCTGGAAGTGTACCGTAAAAACCAACAGAAGGTGCCGCAGATAGCAGGAGCCGTAGTCCCCGAAGCCGTTTTTACCCAGCAGCACTACCAGGAGCAAATCTTTGAGCCCATGTTCCGGGCCATTGCGCCTTTTGATCCAGACGGCATATTACAGGAGGAGTTCCTCAATTCCAGAGGGGCCATTGCCAGGTTCAGCCGGGGAGCCATTGAAATTCGCGTCATTGACAACCAGGAATGCCCGCTCGCTGACGTGGCCCTGGTTTCCCTCATCGTGGAAGTGTTGAAAATGCTGGTTTCAGAGGAGCGTAGTTCATATGAGGAACAGCAGAAAATAGACACGGCTTCCCTGGCCTCAGTTTTCGTTCAAAGTCTGGAAAAAGGCCGAAAAACGGAGATTCTGGACACTTCTTATTTACAGGCGCTGGGCTTCTCAGAAAAGACAAAAACCGTGGCAGACGTGTGGCAGGCGCTTTGGGAAAAGGTGCAACAAAAAGGCGTGCTGGACGCTGAAATAAATACTGCCCTGGAACAGATTCTACAGCAGGGGTGCTTGGCAGAGCGTTTGTTACAAGCCCTGGGCTCAAGTCCCACTTTAGAAGAAATTAAAACCATTTACCGAAAACTTTCGAATTGCTTAAGTGAAAACAACTTGTTCCTTCCATGA
- a CDS encoding N-formylglutamate amidohydrolase: protein MSLDKRKVLFTCEHGGNEIPQEFNAAFDGAEGALTSHRGYDLGALDLFQKFANAPYADKAFYSTTSRLLVELNRSRHHPRLFSEFTQPLQEEEKRQIITQHYLPYRQKVEEQIHDWIQEGYQVLHISVHSFTPVLDGEKRKADIGLLYNPGREREQLFASKWRQEISRLDGDYKIRYNYPYKGTADGFVTLLRRKHTPEEYAGLELEVNQKFALGSPEDWLVLQNVLVSSCGKAL from the coding sequence ATGAGTCTGGACAAACGAAAAGTACTGTTTACCTGTGAGCATGGCGGCAATGAAATTCCCCAGGAGTTCAATGCTGCCTTTGATGGCGCAGAAGGAGCCTTGACCTCGCACCGCGGCTATGACCTGGGCGCCTTGGACTTGTTCCAGAAGTTTGCCAATGCACCGTATGCAGACAAGGCTTTTTACAGTACCACCAGCCGGCTTCTGGTAGAGTTGAATAGGTCAAGACACCATCCCAGGCTTTTCTCTGAGTTCACGCAGCCGCTGCAGGAAGAGGAGAAGCGCCAGATCATCACGCAGCATTATCTGCCTTATCGCCAGAAAGTAGAAGAACAGATCCACGACTGGATTCAGGAGGGCTATCAAGTGCTGCACATTTCCGTGCATAGCTTCACGCCGGTGCTGGACGGCGAGAAACGCAAAGCCGACATTGGTCTGCTGTACAACCCCGGCCGGGAGCGCGAGCAGCTGTTTGCCTCTAAATGGCGCCAGGAAATCAGCCGGCTGGACGGAGACTACAAGATCAGGTACAATTACCCGTACAAAGGCACGGCAGACGGTTTTGTCACGCTGCTCAGGAGAAAGCACACACCAGAAGAATACGCCGGCCTGGAGCTGGAGGTGAACCAAAAGTTTGCGCTGGGATCACCAGAAGACTGGCTGGTTCTGCAAAATGTGTTGGTAAGTTCCTGCGGCAAAGCGCTTTAA
- a CDS encoding phage holin family protein → MLNYLLDLLVSAGVLLLLAYILPQVTIKSFWTALWVAVLVGILNILIGWLLSFVLNLVTFFLLEFIVKVIVSAIVIKIADKLVRNFEIKGFWPALVIAVALSAASTLVHRSDEDEMRNEEYGFVMPVAQQEFKA, encoded by the coding sequence ATGCTGAATTATCTTCTTGACCTACTCGTGAGCGCCGGGGTGCTGTTGCTCCTAGCTTACATTTTACCGCAAGTCACCATCAAGAGCTTTTGGACGGCCCTTTGGGTAGCCGTTCTGGTAGGAATTCTCAACATCTTGATTGGCTGGTTGCTATCTTTCGTGTTGAATTTGGTTACTTTCTTCCTGCTGGAGTTCATCGTGAAGGTGATTGTGTCTGCCATTGTCATTAAAATAGCCGACAAGCTGGTGCGCAACTTTGAAATCAAAGGCTTCTGGCCGGCGCTGGTGATTGCCGTGGCTCTTTCTGCCGCCAGTACCCTGGTACACCGCTCAGATGAAGACGAAATGCGAAATGAAGAATACGGTTTTGTAATGCCTGTTGCGCAGCAGGAGTTCAAAGCATAA
- a CDS encoding nucleoid-associated protein, whose product MKFDTASLTSLAIHHVGNKGLEQKLTVSENPFAPGDGLTEKLEKFFLTKFATAHERFKFTHASSLKFNEVYSYCENIFADKETFHENSKNIARHLFESSSHPKIKPGELYVCHFINCEVDERVVEAVGIFKTEVKSGYFDVQRKNRDYTISYLEGIDSNKFDKGCIIFNTQPEDGFIVAIIDNQNRGEEAQYWRTNFLGLTQISNEFHQTSHFLNLTKEFISERLTEEFEVEKTDQIALLNKSAEYFTKHETFDKEEFETEVFGQQPELIESFRNFDGEYRQNYEVEIEDSFGISTQAVKKQSRVFKSVLKLDKNFHVYIHGNKDMIIKGEDADGRKFYKLYFDEEEVS is encoded by the coding sequence ATGAAATTTGACACCGCCTCGCTCACCAGCTTAGCCATCCACCACGTGGGCAACAAAGGACTAGAGCAGAAACTCACCGTCTCTGAGAATCCCTTTGCCCCCGGCGACGGCCTCACCGAGAAGCTGGAAAAGTTCTTTCTCACCAAATTTGCCACAGCGCATGAGCGGTTCAAATTCACGCACGCCTCTTCGCTCAAATTCAATGAAGTGTACAGCTACTGTGAGAACATCTTCGCCGACAAGGAGACCTTTCATGAGAACTCCAAGAACATTGCCCGGCACCTGTTTGAAAGCTCCAGCCACCCCAAGATAAAACCCGGCGAACTCTACGTCTGCCACTTCATCAACTGCGAGGTAGACGAGCGCGTAGTAGAGGCCGTGGGTATTTTCAAGACCGAGGTAAAAAGCGGTTACTTTGACGTGCAGCGCAAAAACCGCGACTACACCATTTCTTACCTGGAAGGAATTGACAGCAACAAGTTTGACAAAGGCTGCATCATCTTCAACACCCAACCAGAGGACGGTTTCATAGTGGCCATCATTGACAACCAGAACCGCGGCGAAGAAGCCCAATACTGGCGCACCAACTTTTTAGGCCTCACCCAGATCAGCAATGAATTCCACCAGACCAGCCATTTCCTAAACCTCACCAAAGAGTTCATCTCTGAGCGCCTGACAGAGGAGTTTGAAGTAGAGAAAACCGACCAGATCGCGCTCCTGAACAAGTCTGCCGAATACTTCACCAAGCACGAGACCTTTGACAAGGAAGAATTTGAAACCGAGGTGTTTGGCCAGCAGCCAGAGCTCATAGAGTCCTTCCGGAACTTTGACGGCGAGTACCGCCAGAACTATGAAGTGGAGATTGAAGACAGCTTCGGGATTTCTACGCAGGCCGTCAAAAAACAGTCCCGCGTCTTTAAAAGCGTCTTAAAACTGGACAAGAACTTTCACGTGTACATTCACGGCAACAAGGACATGATCATCAAAGGAGAAGATGCTGACGGCCGCAAGTTCTACAAGCTGTACTTTGACGAAGAAGAAGTAAGCTAG